Part of the Citrus sinensis cultivar Valencia sweet orange chromosome 2, DVS_A1.0, whole genome shotgun sequence genome, TCTTTCAATCTACAGGGTTCCCCTTTACCATTATTGCTTGATGATGAAATGGCATCTTTAATGGACCTTGGAATTGGCAATGAGTCTACAATTCTGGTAGATGATGAGAGTTGATGAGATTTTACTAGAAAATTCTACTTTCATCCAATGTTGCAAAAGCTTTCATTGTTGGCACGGTACCACTTGATGTTTACCATTTCTCTTCATTTCAGTATCTCCAAGGCCTGCATGTTGTTTTGCATTGCACATTTTTATCTGCTGTTCATCAAGCTTTCATCCaatgttttttaattcaaactCTTGTGATCGATGTTCCTCGCTTGCGGGGACCACAAATGCATTCAGTTCAATTTTCGTATTACTTGAATTCGATTCAATTTGTGAAAAAAGTGCAGGTGGGTTGTGCTGCCATTTCTCTGAGATAATACAAGATCTTGGATTTCCACCACAATAAAGCTGTATGGTGTTATGGTATATCAATATAGTGATTACTGCTAGTCTTCTGTTCTATCCCACATACAACATCAGTTACAGGAGACCATTGAgacttcaatttcaaatgttcATTATCTTCTGGCTGGGTTTGAAATGCTTAAATTGTTTTGACGTATAAGTACATGTATTATGAGATAATTACACGATTGGATTTTTATCGGCGCAAATCAGAGAGTACTAagataattgatttaattaaaaaaaaaagaaattattagtcATATACTCTTAAATGACACTAGTATCAAACGTGCTacaacacttttcaagtgtatcactcgtataccttaagttgacaaaacacttctgcCGTCCATCAATCTGTTAACTGTCGTTTGCGAgcgctgacatcataagggtaatctagtcatttttaaaaaacgacatgtcatctCATTTACTtagtaaaaaatgacatgtcatctcATTTACTtagtaaaaaatgacatgtcatataatatattttgataaaaatgatatgtcatcccatttattggataattgttaataattactataaaaaaattactttacgaccaaatctactcctccaaaatttaacttaaattattaaagatcTATTCCTCCAAGCtcaaacttgaattttttatggtataatatgtataattataaataatatgttaataattttttatggtataaaatgaatattttttatggataattgttaataatatataccattaataattcatatttttttaataaaaaaatgtattgttaataacaaaataaaaaaaatagtgtattgaaaatttatattaattttcaaggtaaaattatttttttacctcattttgagtttaaagggtaaaatagtcattttacTCAAATTCTGTTAAGTTCTTAACGGTAATAAACGGAAAGGTGAACGCCATAActcttttgtcaacttagggtatacgagtgatataaGCGAAAAGTATTATAGCACGTTTGATACTagtgtcatttaagggtatatggctgataatttcccttaaaaaaatggGGACATCATcctccttttaaaaaaataaaaaatccgACTCTTGAGAAAGCAGATGCTTCTGCACGCCAATTTCTTGTTCAACCAGGGTGATTGCCTCCCTAAGCAGTTCCAAACCCTAGAATGGATAATAGTTTAACAGACTTATATATTTGTTCTGTTGACACGTTATCTATGAATTTCTCTTAGTATTGATAGAGGTACAAAATGATTCATGTTCTTAGAATGCATAACAAAAAGGGGCACTGAAAACACTCCACCATCCTCTCTTATTTTGATCACTTAATCCAGTCGTCTTGCATGGTTCTGTAATTATCTTTCTATGTGTAATGTCTGCTGTTGGTTGTTCTGAAAAGCATTCAATGTCGTTTTGTTAATGTAGTCATCAGGGGATGTACGAGACTCTGCGTTTTTGCCCATTTATAGTGCAACTTTGTTATGTATTCTTTATTAAAAGCGTTCAGTTCAGTTGTATGGGATCGTTTCTTAGATAAATCATGTGCATGGATTTGCTTAACTACGTTTATACTAtgtattctttattttaccCATTTTCTTGTTATACTATACTCTTGGGTACTCTGTCTCAATATCAATGAACGTGTATACTATGTTTCTCTAGTTGATGCTTACGTACTATGCCTTgttaatacttttttttttataaatttagaaatatcttaaaaataaaaaattggaagaGATACAAAGTTCACATGAACAAGAGATTAAGTTATGAAACGATACTTAGGATAGTCCCAAGCATCGTCAAATAACTTTTTCCTAATAGTCATTGGTGGTTCATCCCACCAAGTATACACGGAACAAGATAAACCCAAGTTAGCCAAGCAATCCGCTACAAAAATTTCCTTCTCGAAAAATATGGGAGCATCTAAAGACCATAGTTTTAATCAAGCTACGACAATTAATCCATCTATTATGGATGCACCATGGAGGAACAAATTTAGGATTTTGGAGACAAGACAGAGCAGCAATAGAGTCGCTCTCTAACCAAACATATTGCCACCCTCTATTAGTTACTTCTTCAATAGCCACAATGATACCAAATATTTCAACATAAAATGAAGAATGAAGGCCTAAAGGCATTGCGAAACATCCTTTAAAGGCCCCATTAAATCCCCTGAAAACAGCACCACAAGTTGCCTCTCCCGAATTTCCTCTAACAAGGTCAtccatattaattttaactcAAGGAATTAGAGGAGGATGCCAAAAGATTGAAACTACCTTTAGAGCACGTTGCAACAGTTTCTTTATGCCCAATATATCATAAATTGGAACATGGGTAGCTACGTGTCCTGAACAAAAAGAGCTCAGTAAAATAATATGAGAAGAAATGACAGCCTTTAATTGAGACAAAGAAAGCTCACGATTTTTAAAGTGTAATAAGTTTTGAGCtttccacaaaaaataaagtgcCTCATTAATACTTCTTTATTATAGATATTCGATTTTGATCTCTCAAAATTAATTGagccttttattttatttcttatttttttacaaaaaaatctaGTGGAGCTCTAGAATTCTGTGACTTTGAATAATAATGTTGGAAACCAtggattaattaaataatgtcaCATGTCATTTTCATCTCTATCTTTATCcttatatcattattattttttatatattcataaGGAAAAATGTCTAATACACCTTGATGTTTaaataaaaggacaaaaaattcttaatgctttgaaaaaaatatttacaccTTCATTTATTAacgaaattattttttaacagaaattataattttaatatgtaattacTGTTATATCCTTTTAGCACATAAGTCAAGATATTGATCTTTAACAtgtcatataaaaataattattgattgtCTAATTTAtctagttaataaaattacgaacAAACTCTTATTGTccaatttttctatttaaatttttatcaaattttatcttcaaaccaaataattttaatcattactcaagaatataaataaataaatatggttATCAATGCCTCAACGATAACAATTCTACCCATGTCAACCATTTAAacttttatgataaaaaaaaaaaaaattggttacaGCAATAatcactaaaaattaatagtactAAATAGCATATCCAATAGACATAAAAACCAGCGTGAATTGAAGACGCACAAGCTGCAACCAGGCACACGTGCAACACCGACGCACGAGCAGCAGCACCAGCGCGGTCTCGATCGTGAGCAGTTCCAGTGGCTTGCGGCGGCGCGCACGACGCACGAGCAGCAGCGCCAGCTTCCTGAGGCACGAGCAGTTCCAGCAGCTTCTGGCAGACAGTGTGAGTGTGTATCTTAGGGTTTGTCAAGATCTGGAAACAGTGTGTTAGGGGTTTGTGTGTTAAGTGTGTGCAGTGTGCGCGTGTGCTTTGTTCGTGTGTGTTAGAAGGgttttttttgtcaattcaTTTGTTATTAATACGCAATTACAATATGAACCTttgaatgatttaattatatacaaaTCTTGAAGTAAGAGAGCGTAAATACTATTTTAAACAATGTAATCCAATGTTATTCTCTTAAGAACATGATGAATAATATTTGTTAGCAtggacaaattttttttttttaatgattatgttGATGTTTCCTAAAACATTGAGGGGCAGCTTGAAATTAACCTTTTCGAATTCCCTAAACACTCAACCCAAACCATGCCCAGTTGTGTGCTCTGTTCCCTCCATCagtcttaatttttttgtcttcttcaGCAGAAATCTAAAAGAGAAGTCTTGCGTCTATTCCTCTCCATTTTTAGTCGCGGTTCAATCTCTTAAGCTGCTAGTAGCTCTTCGATTTTATGAACAAACAGCAAAaggtacttttttttttttttgggtgttcTCTTGAAAACTATATTATTGCCCTTTTTTAAGTTCCAATTTTCTATGTCgaatattgtttattttatgcttCATCGATTTTTCTAGTTACTGTGAGAAAGGATTCGTGATCCTTCGAAAACGACCGGAACTTAAAACTTCTTCAAACTTTTCTCAGATAGAGTTAGAATGGTGCtggaatttgaattgaatatcTTCTGGCTCAAATTGATATCTTCATTcataataattagaattttatagATGATGAATCTGATTTGTGGTATATGACTTTGCATGATTATCGCTACATTGTTCATGATGATGATATATGCTAGAAGCAGTAGTAGgcatattttaagaaaattccatttgaaacatttaaaagttatttgcCTGTAAAGGAACATAAAATTGAAGTCTGGTAAATGATGCCATGAAAAGTATGCATCAGCGATTGATCAATTGTAACAGGAAATTCATCTCCTGTGACGATGATGTAGAAATAATATTACTCTTTTCCATACCTGGCTACGTCTTAGAAGGGCAAATGTGGTCTACTTTAGAGCCAGTTGTAGCTGAACTGGGGCATTTCTTTAGCagtcaatttcttcttctttttcctttcctttttgttaaaatgaaaaagaaacgaAAAATAATGAGTGAGGAGGACCACATTATTAACTGGACTGTTTAGAAATACCATAAGAAATCAAGAGAAAGGGAATTTCTTCCGAATCCACACTGGCATGTTTGATTTACTCATTTCTACAATTATCTCAATTGCTTAATAGGGCCAACTGATTAAAGTGGTTCCCTCTTGTCTTTGTTTTACTGTAAAGTAGGTTTATTAGGTTCATTTGGAATTCAATATCATCATCAGCCTTTTTAGCATTGTTATTACTAGTACTGATACACTTGCACAGAATCTTAGTAGCATGGTTGTTGATTAAATGGAGCACAGATGTTTGTTTATAAGGAAAATTTTCAGATCTGTACATTTTAGTTGGTAATTTTGTAACTAAATATTGGTAATGAACTTGTATCACCGTACTTTTCTTTCTGCCATCAATATTGGTTTGGTTACTTATTCACTTGAAAATGTGATACTCTTGTTTTATCTGCACCTTGGCTCAGGCTAGCATCCATTCAAAGAGTTACATTTAGCATTATGATCAATCTGGTAATAGGTCAATGTTGTTGGAACACAAAACCTTAGAGAATCaagaatcaaattttattttcatctaattttaagtgaaatgactatattttcattattccaTCTTAAATTCTTATCCATTTTCTGCTCATTTTTAGTTGATTTCAATGTCAGGATGGTATTTTCCAGCTTCCGCACGTGATTTAGCAATCTTAGCCTTAGGTTCCAATGCTACCTAGTTTTTGCTTTGCTTTATtaatgagaaaagaaaacagcAGATTTAGTTTTTTCACATCACACCTTCCTTACAATGACGTTTATTTCACGCAAAGTTCTCTGGTTGGAATAGGTAACATAACAAGATGCCTCGAAGGCCAACGAGGCGTCGAAGGATGTTGAATCCTCAGCCATTAACTTTCTCTCCCTTTGCTCGTTCAGTCGCTCAAATTGCCTCCATTCACGTGGATAGATGTCAAACCCATAAATCGAAAGACCAGAAAGGATCTCCACTTAACTCCAAAGGTATTATCATCTAACTGAtctcattcttttgtaattgaAAGGCAGTTCCGTCTTTCCAGTTGTTGTGTTCTTGAAATCCTAGGCATGTTAGTAAATAAGCTCATTGCATTGAGCACTCTCTAGATAAAGGAATTTGGAAACACACTCTGGAAGGGAAGAATGATCTGTCCAAGTCTTCTGAAGAAGAAGGTTCTGGAGTAAgcaactatttatttattttttttcccttactGAAATTATTATCAAAGTGATGACTTTTGACTTTGGTTTCATATGATATCGTTTTCTGCTGAGACTTATATGAGCTTGGTCTGTTTGCTGAAGGGAGTTGTTCAAGCAGATTTTGTCTTCTTTGATCCAAAACCGGATGACTTCCATGGAGTGAAGATTTTACTTCAAACTTACCTTGATGATGCACAATGGGATTTGAGTGGTTTTGTAGACTTGATATTAGCACAGACCACTGTAGGTACTGTTGTCAAAATAGAGGGTGATGATGACAATACACCTTTCTCCATCGTTACTGCTCTTAATTTGAGAAGATATAAGGCAAGCAACTTGTGCGCTTGATACTTTTTTCTGCATGTTTTTGATGGCCAAAATCATATCCCGAATATCATGCAAGCTCTAATAAGAAATGAGGATTAATAAGTGTACCATCATCATTAATGTGCATTTCATATGAACATTGTTTGCATTTTGAGCAACATATGTGGATGGGGAAAGCTCATCCCgtttatctttcttttatcCTGTCAAAACGATAATTACATATTTAGCCATCTCAGTTCTTTCCTTCCATATGTTGCTTGTTTTTCGTCTCTCTAATGCAAATAAGTAATCTTCCTTGCCATCCCTAACCGGTGGGTAACTGCCAGTAGCTCTATTGAGCAAATCTTCGTATGTGTTATCATTTGTATTAGATAAAGAGCCACGGGTTTACTATTCTCAGGATCATAAATGTATCAAGGAGCTCAAGGAGTTTCTCCTTAAAGTATGCCTAGAGAAGGATGTCATAAAGGACTTGAGATTATTTATGGGAGAACAAGCAAATGATGTAGGTCTATTGGTCTCGCAGCGTGTGGTCAATCTTCCTCCTCAGCTTTTGCCACCTCTTTATGATGCGCTTTTTGATGAAGTCTCATGGGCTACGGAAGATGAGGTTAGATGACTATTACAGTATGGACGGTGAGCTTGTTTGATATCTCTCTTTATGTGCTGAAATTGAGTTTCTTGACcgaatttacattttttgtttcactttttgaAGCCGACAGAAGAGTTAAGGAATTTCTTCCGCTTTAAGTGTTATCTACTAGTCAGTAAAATTTACAAGGTATTCCTGTCTTGGCACCTTACCACTGCTCCTTATATTTTGACTATCAATTTCTTTCTATTGATGATTGGCTTCAATAATTCTTTTCTAAATCTCTCTCGTTCTCTCTCTGTGTatgaaaatttcttctttggaTGCAAAGCTAAAGCACAAGAATGCGAACCAGAAAAATAACAGAAACCTGAAAAGGAGGTCCGCTAGTGACAGTGGTGATGAAATAGTGTACATCAAGCCAGAA contains:
- the LOC102614687 gene encoding protein BCCIP homolog isoform X4, yielding MIMLMFPKTLRGSLKLTFSNSLNTQPKPCPVVCSVPSISLNFFVFFSRNLKEKSCVYSSPFLVAVQSLKLLVALRFYEQTAKVAQIASIHVDRCQTHKSKDQKGSPLNSKDKGIWKHTLEGKNDLSKSSEEEGSGGVVQADFVFFDPKPDDFHGVKILLQTYLDDAQWDLSGFVDLILAQTTVGTVVKIEGDDDNTPFSIVTALNLRRYKDHKCIKELKEFLLKVCLEKDVIKDLRLFMGEQANDVGLLVSQRVVNLPPQLLPPLYDALFDEVSWATEDEPTEELRNFFRFKCYLLVSKIYKHKNANQKNNRNLKRRSASDSGDEIVYIKPEDEIFHKLKNYRLMGLVMAVEAAKIPTFRQELQSLIVET
- the LOC102614687 gene encoding protein BCCIP homolog isoform X1 translates to MIMLMFPKTLRGSLKLTFSNSLNTQPKPCPVVCSVPSISLNFFVFFSRNLKEKSCVYSSPFLVAVQSLKLLVALRFYEQTAKVAQIASIHVDRCQTHKSKDQKGSPLNSKDKGIWKHTLEGKNDLSKSSEEEGSGGVVQADFVFFDPKPDDFHGVKILLQTYLDDAQWDLSGFVDLILAQTTVGTVVKIEGDDDNTPFSIVTALNLRRYKDHKCIKELKEFLLKVCLEKDVIKDLRLFMGEQANDVGLLVSQRVVNLPPQLLPPLYDALFDEVSWATEDEPTEELRNFFRFKCYLLVSKIYKLKHKNANQKNNRNLKRRSASDSGDEIVYIKPEDEIFHKLSLWSFSFPMQTQQVETQELKNYRLMGLVMAVEAAKIPTFRQELQSLIVET
- the LOC102614687 gene encoding protein BCCIP homolog isoform X3, which translates into the protein MIMLMFPKTLRGSLKLTFSNSLNTQPKPCPVVCSVPSISLNFFVFFSRNLKEKSCVYSSPFLVAVQSLKLLVALRFYEQTAKVAQIASIHVDRCQTHKSKDQKGSPLNSKDKGIWKHTLEGKNDLSKSSEEEGSGGVVQADFVFFDPKPDDFHGVKILLQTYLDDAQWDLSGFVDLILAQTTVGTVVKIEGDDDNTPFSIVTALNLRRYKDHKCIKELKEFLLKVCLEKDVIKDLRLFMGEQANDVGLLVSQRVVNLPPQLLPPLYDALFDEVSWATEDEPTEELRNFFRFKCYLLVSKIYKLKHKNANQKNNRNLKRRSASDSGDEIVYIKPEDEIFHKLKNYRLMGLVMAVEAAKIPTFRQELQSLIVET
- the LOC102614687 gene encoding protein BCCIP homolog isoform X2, with the translated sequence MIMLMFPKTLRGSLKLTFSNSLNTQPKPCPVVCSVPSISLNFFVFFSRNLKEKSCVYSSPFLVAVQSLKLLVALRFYEQTAKVAQIASIHVDRCQTHKSKDQKGSPLNSKDKGIWKHTLEGKNDLSKSSEEEGSGGVVQADFVFFDPKPDDFHGVKILLQTYLDDAQWDLSGFVDLILAQTTVGTVVKIEGDDDNTPFSIVTALNLRRYKDHKCIKELKEFLLKVCLEKDVIKDLRLFMGEQANDVGLLVSQRVVNLPPQLLPPLYDALFDEVSWATEDEPTEELRNFFRFKCYLLVSKIYKHKNANQKNNRNLKRRSASDSGDEIVYIKPEDEIFHKLSLWSFSFPMQTQQVETQELKNYRLMGLVMAVEAAKIPTFRQELQSLIVET
- the LOC102614687 gene encoding protein BCCIP homolog isoform X5; the protein is MPRRPTRRRRMLNPQPLTFSPFARSVAQIASIHVDRCQTHKSKDQKGSPLNSKDKGIWKHTLEGKNDLSKSSEEEGSGGVVQADFVFFDPKPDDFHGVKILLQTYLDDAQWDLSGFVDLILAQTTVGTVVKIEGDDDNTPFSIVTALNLRRYKDHKCIKELKEFLLKVCLEKDVIKDLRLFMGEQANDVGLLVSQRVVNLPPQLLPPLYDALFDEVSWATEDEPTEELRNFFRFKCYLLVSKIYKLKHKNANQKNNRNLKRRSASDSGDEIVYIKPEDEIFHKLSLWSFSFPMQTQQVETQELKNYRLMGLVMAVEAAKIPTFRQELQSLIVET
- the LOC102614687 gene encoding protein BCCIP homolog isoform X6, which encodes MPRRPTRRRRMLNPQPLTFSPFARSVAQIASIHVDRCQTHKSKDQKGSPLNSKDKGIWKHTLEGKNDLSKSSEEEGSGGVVQADFVFFDPKPDDFHGVKILLQTYLDDAQWDLSGFVDLILAQTTVGTVVKIEGDDDNTPFSIVTALNLRRYKDHKCIKELKEFLLKVCLEKDVIKDLRLFMGEQANDVGLLVSQRVVNLPPQLLPPLYDALFDEVSWATEDEPTEELRNFFRFKCYLLVSKIYKHKNANQKNNRNLKRRSASDSGDEIVYIKPEDEIFHKLSLWSFSFPMQTQQVETQELKNYRLMGLVMAVEAAKIPTFRQELQSLIVET